The DNA region AAATATGTTGCGGATTGTTTTCTTTCTAAATCCAAAACCATCGATAATACGATAATACTTGGCTAGCAGATAAGCCAAAGTATGGAGCTTCAAATTAGTACAAAAGGTATTGTTTCACGGCTCCATAAAGTGGCACACAAACAAAAACTTAATTTTTGAGGATTCtagatttaaaattagaaattgacagCGTGAAGGAGTGAATCGAGTTCCAGGGCATGGAAAGAGACCAAGATGGCAACGGCACGAAGCGAGCGGAAACCCCCAACAATATTCTAAATTCATTTTTCTAATCAAGACTccatgaaaaatcatgaaaaaataataatgattGTTATGAACCAAAAGATCTTAAGAATGTTTTGAATTTTACAATATCCTTAGCAACTGTCTATTGGTCCTCCTTTTTGTTGAGCCAGATAATAATAGTTAAAATTTACACCCTTAATACAAAACTTGGGTGTGTAGTTATATTATTCATGAGTAACTACGAAGAACAACCATGTATCAAGGGCCTCAACTCGTTGCTTGACTACTTCTCTGGTAAATTGCCTCTAAGCATTCTTTTGCCCGATGCACCTTGGACTGGAGGTAGAAACTCCCACCTTTAGCATTTTTCTCAAACAGAACATCATACTTCTGCACAGATGATTACAAGTTAGCGTAGCTAAAGCAAGTCGTATGTCATGTGGTGCGTGAGCACAGGCGTGTTTGTGTATGAGAAAGAAAGAGAGACCTGAATAATTTCGGGCCATGTTGAGTCGTTGGATATGCCTAATACCTGCCTGGCTTCCTGCTCTGTCATTGTTTTGCTTACTCTGCGGATGTTGTTGATCGCTTCATTTGCGACACCATTTCTATTGGCATCTGCAGCCACAAAAGAAAGTAGCAAAATTGATTGTCATGGCATTTCATCTAGAAAAATCTTAGAGGGGCAGGCTGTAGTTAAGTGTACTGTGGTTTATAGGGGTGGGCAAAAAAAATGCAACAAATCAAATCTGAACTAAAAACCAAAACCATTTTTTTCAGATTTCTGTTTGGCATAATCCAATATTTGGTATTTTGGGGTTCAGATCAGATTTTTCAATTTCTATaataaaatagacaaaaaaaaTAGAGCAAAACCACTAATATAAAATGTACAAGTTACTACATTCCATCCTAAACGAAGAATTATGAGGAATAAATCACTGCTAAATAATGTATAAGCAAGTTACTTCACACCGACCTTAGCCAAGAATGGTGGGTTAGAGATATCTGCTCCTATCTGAGGCCGTGCAGGATTACTAACCCAGTAGCCACGAATTCAAAAGGTTAGATAACTTAATAAAACCATTTTGCATATCTAACAAGAACTTCAGCTATCAGCCTGAACTAACTCCTTTTTGCATAGATAAGAACGGAATGTGTGCTCACCTTTGAGCATGGAGCAAAGGCTCTCAAAGAAGTGATATCCCAACTTTATACTTTTATTAGATAAagtgataaaaaataatataatcaaAATATAGTATTTAAATCTTAATGAAACAACCCCTAATATAAATCTTGGGTTTCTCATTGCTTTGGATACCatatggaattttttttttcagtttttatCTACACATACATGGACAATCATACAAAATTAATAGAAGAGTGAATGAGACATACTATTATGTCGTTGCTGGGAAAACAAGGGAAGAAATAAACTACATAGCTTTAGGGGACGTACGATTTCCATTTAGGTTAGGAAAAATAAAGGAGAAGATTAATGGTCTCAGAACAAATAACAAGATgcaaaaaatgaagaaagaaactTACTTTCTATTGCTTTACGATATGCTTGCAGAACAGCTCTTCCTAATATACCTGAACCCATTACAAGTATGTTTGCAAGAAGTCTCGCAGCCTATTTTAATAATGACAAAATAGGAACACACGTTAGGAGATGTCCTACATTCCAAAAAATTACATTTGACATTTCTAAGTATTGACTGCAATTATGCTTTATTCTCTCATAAGGAACAGAAAAAACAAGATTGTTTAGAAAGCTAGGATATACACACTGGAGAACAAAAACACAAAATATGATTCCCAGTGAGGTGAAGAATACACCTGTCAGTACAAGTTAACATTCAGTAGTTTGGTTCATAAGAACAGTTATCTTGTTTGCCATGAATTTTCATGGAATAACTATTCCTATATTAGCTGCAAAAATGAACTTGAGATGACATTTCCCATAGAATCGTGATTCCTTATTGACACAGAATAGCAATTCCATAGTCTATATCAGAGATAGTGATTCCTAATTTATTCTCTTTAAAGAATCTATATTCTTCCTCAATTCTTCCTAAAAGTAGGTTGGTCAATCTAGCTAGAATTGGAAAGCAGGTTGAAAGGCTTGAGCAGACTAATCGGGTCAGAGAGGCTACATGAGTTGGTCAACCCGAACATGTAGACCAATTAGGTCAGTTGAATGGGCCAAGCAAGCAACGTAGTTTGATTGATCACACTTGACAAGGTGAATAGTGTGAGCTAGAAAAGTTCAATAGAATATTTCATATATAGATATTTTATAATCATGAACATTAATTCTTGTCTATTTTTTATAATGTTCCTACAGAACAAATGTAAAAATAATTATTCTATATTCTTGGCTATTCCACTCTACAAGAACAGTTACTATATTCCTGGTCTATTGTGTCCCACGAGTCAAATGACTGTATGAGCTTTGCTGAATCCACATGTAGattctataagctataaaaagaaaaagaaattacttTATATAATTGCATATATCATATCAGAGTATTGGTTGATAGAACCTCATTTAATCGTCCACATTAAGAACTCTTTGGCAAAAAGACCCACACTAAGAACTCCTAGAACTTAATCTTGAAAACTGGAACAAAAAACTTGCTTATCTCACTAAATATCTATCTTGTGCAAAAAAAATCTTCACATTATGGATAGCTGTCAGACACCGTATTTGATCTCACGCCATAGAAAATCAAATAAACAGATATATAAACAACGAAAAGTAACTCCTTGAGCGAAGCAAAATAACCAAAATTTTGCAAAATAAGTAAAGCATCATGATAAACTCTTATGATCTCTCGTCATAAAGGAGATCATATAGGAAGAtacaaaaacaaaggaaaaaagTAACTCTTTCAGCAAcgtaaaataacataaaaaaatcGAAAAATAAGAAACACACTGGTTTCTCTAAGTGAATGCAAAACAGGAACGACGAAACTTGTGGAACAAATGATGGGAGGACAAAATCGACCACGGTAGCATAGAACAACAAGGATTCTAGAGAAGGGAAGGAAAACATTACTAACCATTAGCAAGTGTTGCCCCCAAAGCAAGGTCAATGGCCATGAAAAATAACGaaaattaagcagaaaataaatgaCATAGGAAAATACACAAACATGCAATAATAGCTCGTTGGACGGTATAAAAACTAACAAATTTCCGCAAAATCATTCTT from Zingiber officinale cultivar Zhangliang chromosome 4B, Zo_v1.1, whole genome shotgun sequence includes:
- the LOC121976395 gene encoding mitochondrial import inner membrane translocase subunit PAM16 like 2-like — its product is MAARLLANILVMGSGILGRAVLQAYRKAIENANRNGVANEAINNIRRVSKTMTEQEARQVLGISNDSTWPEIIQKYDVLFEKNAKGGSFYLQSKVHRAKECLEAIYQRSSQATS